A single Equus asinus isolate D_3611 breed Donkey chromosome 21, EquAss-T2T_v2, whole genome shotgun sequence DNA region contains:
- the TMEM40 gene encoding transmembrane protein 40 isoform X1, with the protein MGKSQVRQEGLEPIAPAGRNASWVNSGAQGNVMPRPLPVTGVRPGLSCHPLPLPSLASAQSIHTACLAAQTGLWNTGTAMETSGSSAQTQDHSEIHRETEDLDDGETDFHRQDRETGLLSQEGYKRDKASSSSSSSSSSSSSSSSSASESRDEDPHPRGPGKGRQSRGAGHRHRDGSPGAEPAEPDVSKDELQLYGGASGEVVPSGESGLRRRGSDPASGEVEPAQLRRLNIKKDDEFFHFVLLCFAIGALLVCYHYYADWFMSLGVGLLTFASLETVGIYFGLVYRIHSVLQGFIPLFQKLRLIGFRKTD; encoded by the exons ATGGGGAAGAGTCAAGTCAGACAGGAAGGCCTGGAGCCGATAGCACCAGCAGGAAGGAATGCCAGCTGGGTGAACAGTGGGGCCCAGGGCAACGTcatgccccgccccctccctgtcACGGGGGTGCGGCCTGGCCTCTCCTGCCACCCGCttcccctgcccagcctggcaTCGGCACAGTCCATACACACAGCTTGCCTTGCAGCCCAGACAGGCCTCTGGAACACAG GGACGGCCATGGAGACTTCGGGATCCTCCGCCCAGACTCAAGACCACAGTGAAATCCACAGAGAAACAGAGGATCTAGACG ACGGAGAGACGGATTTCCACAGGCAGGACCGGGAGACCGGACTCCTTTCTCAAGAAGGATATAAGAGAGACAaggcctcttcttcctcttcatcctcctcctcctcttcctcctcgtcATCCTCCTCCGCCTCAG AGAGCAGGGATGAGGACCCGCACCCCAGAGGACCTGGAAAGGGACGGCAGAGCCGGGGGGCTGGACACCGCCACAGGGATGGCTCACCGG GTGCTGAGCCTGCAGAGCCTGATGTTTCGAAGGATGAGCTTCAACTCTATGGAG GTGCCTCTGGAGAGGTGGTGCCCTCTGGGGAATCAG GACTCCGAAGGAGAGGCTCTGACCCAGCAAGTG GAGAAGTGGAGCCCGCTCAGTTAAGAAGGCTGAATATAAAGAAAGACG ACGAGTTTTTCCATTTCGTCCTCCTCTGCTTTGCCATTGGGGCCTTGCTGGTGTGTTACCACTACTATGCAG ACTGGTTCATGTCCCTCGGGGTCGGCCTGCTCACCTTCGCCTCCCTGGAGACCGTTGGCATCTACTTTGGGCTGG TGTACCGGATCCACAGCGTCCTGCAAGGCTTCATCCCCCTCTTTCAGAAACTGAGGCTAATAG GGTTCAGGAAGACTGACTGA
- the TMEM40 gene encoding transmembrane protein 40 isoform X2, translating into MPRPLPVTGVRPGLSCHPLPLPSLASAQSIHTACLAAQTGLWNTGTAMETSGSSAQTQDHSEIHRETEDLDDGETDFHRQDRETGLLSQEGYKRDKASSSSSSSSSSSSSSSSSASESRDEDPHPRGPGKGRQSRGAGHRHRDGSPGAEPAEPDVSKDELQLYGGASGEVVPSGESGLRRRGSDPASEVEPAQLRRLNIKKDDEFFHFVLLCFAIGALLVCYHYYADWFMSLGVGLLTFASLETVGIYFGLVYRIHSVLQGFIPLFQKLRLIGFRKTD; encoded by the exons atgccccgccccctccctgtcACGGGGGTGCGGCCTGGCCTCTCCTGCCACCCGCttcccctgcccagcctggcaTCGGCACAGTCCATACACACAGCTTGCCTTGCAGCCCAGACAGGCCTCTGGAACACAG GGACGGCCATGGAGACTTCGGGATCCTCCGCCCAGACTCAAGACCACAGTGAAATCCACAGAGAAACAGAGGATCTAGACG ACGGAGAGACGGATTTCCACAGGCAGGACCGGGAGACCGGACTCCTTTCTCAAGAAGGATATAAGAGAGACAaggcctcttcttcctcttcatcctcctcctcctcttcctcctcgtcATCCTCCTCCGCCTCAG AGAGCAGGGATGAGGACCCGCACCCCAGAGGACCTGGAAAGGGACGGCAGAGCCGGGGGGCTGGACACCGCCACAGGGATGGCTCACCGG GTGCTGAGCCTGCAGAGCCTGATGTTTCGAAGGATGAGCTTCAACTCTATGGAG GTGCCTCTGGAGAGGTGGTGCCCTCTGGGGAATCAG GACTCCGAAGGAGAGGCTCTGACCCAGCAAGTG AAGTGGAGCCCGCTCAGTTAAGAAGGCTGAATATAAAGAAAGACG ACGAGTTTTTCCATTTCGTCCTCCTCTGCTTTGCCATTGGGGCCTTGCTGGTGTGTTACCACTACTATGCAG ACTGGTTCATGTCCCTCGGGGTCGGCCTGCTCACCTTCGCCTCCCTGGAGACCGTTGGCATCTACTTTGGGCTGG TGTACCGGATCCACAGCGTCCTGCAAGGCTTCATCCCCCTCTTTCAGAAACTGAGGCTAATAG GGTTCAGGAAGACTGACTGA
- the TMEM40 gene encoding transmembrane protein 40 isoform X3, protein MPRPLPVTGVRPGLSCHPLPLPSLASAQSIHTACLAAQTGLWNTGTAMETSGSSAQTQDHSEIHRETEDLDDGETDFHRQDRETGLLSQEGYKRDKASSSSSSSSSSSSSSSSSASGAEPAEPDVSKDELQLYGGASGEVVPSGESGLRRRGSDPASGEVEPAQLRRLNIKKDDEFFHFVLLCFAIGALLVCYHYYADWFMSLGVGLLTFASLETVGIYFGLVYRIHSVLQGFIPLFQKLRLIGFRKTD, encoded by the exons atgccccgccccctccctgtcACGGGGGTGCGGCCTGGCCTCTCCTGCCACCCGCttcccctgcccagcctggcaTCGGCACAGTCCATACACACAGCTTGCCTTGCAGCCCAGACAGGCCTCTGGAACACAG GGACGGCCATGGAGACTTCGGGATCCTCCGCCCAGACTCAAGACCACAGTGAAATCCACAGAGAAACAGAGGATCTAGACG ACGGAGAGACGGATTTCCACAGGCAGGACCGGGAGACCGGACTCCTTTCTCAAGAAGGATATAAGAGAGACAaggcctcttcttcctcttcatcctcctcctcctcttcctcctcgtcATCCTCCTCCGCCTCAG GTGCTGAGCCTGCAGAGCCTGATGTTTCGAAGGATGAGCTTCAACTCTATGGAG GTGCCTCTGGAGAGGTGGTGCCCTCTGGGGAATCAG GACTCCGAAGGAGAGGCTCTGACCCAGCAAGTG GAGAAGTGGAGCCCGCTCAGTTAAGAAGGCTGAATATAAAGAAAGACG ACGAGTTTTTCCATTTCGTCCTCCTCTGCTTTGCCATTGGGGCCTTGCTGGTGTGTTACCACTACTATGCAG ACTGGTTCATGTCCCTCGGGGTCGGCCTGCTCACCTTCGCCTCCCTGGAGACCGTTGGCATCTACTTTGGGCTGG TGTACCGGATCCACAGCGTCCTGCAAGGCTTCATCCCCCTCTTTCAGAAACTGAGGCTAATAG GGTTCAGGAAGACTGACTGA